The DNA window TCGGTGACATTCTCCGGCAGCCTCCTGCCGTCCGGGGCCTCCGAGGACATAAACGGACTCCTGCTCTACCGCTTCCGTTCGGTCCCCAAGAGGCCGTGATCGAGGGCGAAACGGATGATGTCGCGCCGGTTCTTGAGGCCCAGCTTCGACTTGGCCCGGGCGATGTAGCCCTCGACGGTCTTAGTCCTGATGCGCATCGCGTCCGCCGATTCCGGAGCCGAATACCCCTGCGCGCATAGTTCGATCACCGTGCGCTCCCGGGTCGAAAGCACCTCCGGTCCCGGGCCGCCGCCCTCGGAGCTTTGCTTCTGCTGACGCGCGATAAGTGCTGACGCTCGCTGGGGCAGGTACGAGTGGCCGCGCGCCACGGCCTCGATGGCTCCGATGAGATCGACATCGGCGGCCGACTTGTTCAGGAAGCCTGCTGCTCCCGCTTCGAGGGCGGGCAAGAGGAACTCGTCTTCGCAGTGGATCGTGAGAACCAGGATCTTCGTTTCAAGGCCGAGCTCGGCGATACGCCGGGTCGCTTCGATGCCGTCCATTCCCGGCATCGCCAGATCCATGACCACAACGTCCGGCTCCATTGCCCGCGCCTTCGTCACGGCCTCCTCCCCGGACGAAGCTTCGCCCACCATATCGATCCGGCCGGTTGTTTCGAGCAATGCCCTTAGACCCGCGCGCACCACCGTGTGGTCGTCTACAAGCAGCACCCTCATGATCGTTCGTCGTCCAGGCGCACCATCGGCACGGCAGCCCGAACCGTGGTGCCCTCCCCCGGCGACGCCTGTACAGTGAGGCTGCCCCCGACGGACTCCGCCCGCTCGCGCATCCCGGTGAGG is part of the Candidatus Palauibacter australiensis genome and encodes:
- a CDS encoding response regulator transcription factor; translation: MRVLLVDDHTVVRAGLRALLETTGRIDMVGEASSGEEAVTKARAMEPDVVVMDLAMPGMDGIEATRRIAELGLETKILVLTIHCEDEFLLPALEAGAAGFLNKSAADVDLIGAIEAVARGHSYLPQRASALIARQQKQSSEGGGPGPEVLSTRERTVIELCAQGYSAPESADAMRIRTKTVEGYIARAKSKLGLKNRRDIIRFALDHGLLGTERKR